The following coding sequences lie in one Pectobacterium sp. A5351 genomic window:
- a CDS encoding helix-turn-helix domain-containing protein, whose amino-acid sequence MAVKGINFSEVKAKALSNPEVKKAYEDETQEEALRAVLIEMKSKSGLTSTEIAARMGVSQPAVSRLERNVSSASISTLQRYAAACGMQLKLSLG is encoded by the coding sequence ATGGCAGTTAAAGGTATCAACTTCTCTGAAGTTAAAGCGAAAGCGCTTTCTAATCCTGAAGTTAAAAAAGCGTATGAGGACGAAACTCAAGAAGAAGCGCTTCGCGCTGTTCTGATCGAAATGAAGTCCAAGTCAGGTCTGACAAGTACAGAGATCGCTGCTCGCATGGGTGTAAGCCAACCTGCGGTGAGCCGCCTTGAGAGAAATGTTTCCAGTGCGAGTATCTCAACCTTACAACGGTATGCCGCTGCTTGCGGGATGCAGCTTAAGCTGTCACTGGGTTAA